A window of the Nocardia sp. NBC_01329 genome harbors these coding sequences:
- a CDS encoding GNAT family N-acetyltransferase, whose translation MAITSVLTAPARPAAGEDHRSRYTLIVSSDTDHRIAAQRLRYNVFAGEPGFSIPDDGTGLDADRFDEHCDHLLVRDEATGEFVGCYRMLPPDKVAGAGGYYTATEFDLANLGPGDMRVVEMGRACVVPDHRNGSVLTLMWAGILHYIQLTGYDRVMGCASVPMQNTPAEPAGVNVRGVRDLLLGRHACAPDKRVRPYRPVVVDGVVLDDLPAPARPKLPPLLNGYLRLGAEICGEPAHDPDFAVADFVVLLGLDTINTRYLDRLRGAAANFDGGR comes from the coding sequence ATGGCTATTACGTCCGTGCTGACGGCTCCGGCTCGACCGGCCGCCGGCGAGGATCACCGGTCCCGATACACCCTCATCGTTTCCTCCGACACCGACCATCGCATCGCGGCGCAGCGGTTGCGGTACAACGTATTCGCCGGCGAACCGGGGTTCTCGATCCCCGACGACGGTACGGGCCTGGACGCGGACAGGTTCGACGAGCACTGCGACCACCTGCTGGTCCGCGACGAGGCCACGGGCGAGTTCGTCGGTTGCTACCGGATGTTGCCGCCGGACAAGGTCGCCGGGGCCGGTGGGTACTACACAGCCACCGAATTCGATCTCGCGAACCTCGGTCCGGGAGATATGCGGGTCGTGGAGATGGGGCGCGCGTGCGTGGTCCCCGACCATCGCAACGGCTCGGTCCTCACTCTCATGTGGGCCGGAATCCTGCACTACATCCAGCTCACCGGCTACGACCGGGTGATGGGATGCGCGTCGGTGCCCATGCAGAACACCCCCGCCGAACCGGCCGGAGTCAATGTTCGCGGGGTGCGTGACCTTCTGCTCGGTAGACATGCCTGCGCGCCGGACAAGCGGGTGCGCCCGTACCGGCCCGTCGTGGTCGACGGTGTGGTGCTGGACGATCTGCCCGCCCCCGCCCGCCCGAAACTGCCGCCGCTGCTCAACGGCTATCTGCGGCTCGGCGCCGAGATCTGCGGAGAGCCCGCGCACGATCCGGATTTCGCCGTCGCCGATTTCGTGGTGTTGCTGGGGCTCGACACCATCAACACCCGCTATCTGGATCGGTTACGCGGCGCCGCCGCGAATTTCGACGGCGGGCGGTGA
- a CDS encoding lysophospholipid acyltransferase family protein, which yields MEIATRPVQRAPAVVADSPAPHSWMPVSPCGTGCVRQRPEIGVVRAGLRAVGAISVLLGYPFVHIVTPASRRSGVQRRFARTLLRACGIRLRVVDRRAGTAAIGPRYAEPGAGVLVACGHIGWTDIVVLAAVQPLAFVARADLIEWPLLGKLARVMRVVPIERERLRRLPNVVAQVGRRLAAGERIGFFPEGTTWCGRAYGTLRPALFQAAVDTATPVQPVRLRYLDVHGNRSTVPGFVGDDTLIDSIVRVLRARNLTAEIVLAPVEQAGTDRKDLARRCERAVRAEELSDAAHAVLAAAGRQLTEAAVATG from the coding sequence ATGGAGATCGCCACCCGACCGGTGCAGCGAGCACCCGCCGTTGTGGCGGACTCGCCGGCCCCGCATTCCTGGATGCCGGTGAGTCCCTGCGGGACCGGCTGTGTGCGGCAACGTCCCGAGATCGGTGTCGTGCGGGCCGGGCTCCGGGCGGTCGGCGCGATATCGGTGCTGCTCGGCTATCCCTTCGTCCATATCGTCACACCGGCGTCCCGGCGCTCCGGGGTGCAGCGGCGGTTCGCGCGGACTCTGCTGCGTGCCTGCGGTATCCGGTTGCGGGTGGTGGACCGGCGAGCGGGGACCGCGGCGATCGGGCCGAGGTACGCCGAACCGGGCGCCGGGGTGCTGGTCGCCTGTGGGCATATCGGGTGGACGGATATCGTCGTGCTCGCCGCGGTGCAGCCGCTCGCGTTCGTGGCGCGGGCGGATCTGATCGAATGGCCGCTGCTCGGGAAACTCGCGCGGGTGATGCGGGTCGTCCCGATCGAACGAGAACGGCTGCGCCGACTGCCGAATGTGGTGGCGCAGGTCGGGCGACGGCTCGCCGCCGGCGAACGGATCGGATTCTTCCCGGAGGGCACCACCTGGTGTGGTCGTGCCTACGGGACGCTGCGGCCCGCGCTGTTCCAGGCCGCGGTGGATACCGCCACCCCGGTGCAGCCGGTCCGGCTGCGATACCTGGATGTGCACGGCAACCGGTCCACTGTCCCGGGTTTCGTCGGTGACGACACGCTCATCGATTCGATCGTGCGGGTGCTGCGCGCCCGGAATCTGACCGCCGAGATCGTCCTCGCTCCGGTCGAACAGGCCGGTACCGATCGCAAGGATCTGGCGCGCCGTTGTGAGCGGGCGGTGCGGGCGGAGGAGCTCTCGGATGCCGCGCACGCGGTGCTCGCCGCCGCGGGCCGGCAGTTGACGGAAGCGGCGGTCGCGACGGGCTGA